The Helianthus annuus cultivar XRQ/B chromosome 16, HanXRQr2.0-SUNRISE, whole genome shotgun sequence genome includes a window with the following:
- the LOC110915746 gene encoding uncharacterized protein LOC110915746 isoform X1: MITVWLSIFCHLDRYLFHVQLNQVLHKWRRYVWYKLYITSVYLKKIKFYKFWGFYAAILVHRWLPGSRKKKKWVHLWLQGVALATGIFGIWTKFQGTEGVVANFYSLHFEACSYNCSCHYASHSCSRSSTERYMSITSQVNLHSSDLVSKHHHYCCHLRS, encoded by the exons ATGATCACCGTCTGGCTTTCAATCTTCTGTCATCTTGATCGTTATCTCTTTCACGTACAATTAAATCAGGTTCTGCATAAGTGGAGAAGGTATGTATGGTACAAGCTATATATTACAAGTGtctacttaaaaaaaataaagttttatAAGTTTTGGGGATTTTATGCAGCAATATTGGTGCATAGATGGTTGCCTGGttcaagaaagaagaagaaatggGTGCATTTGTGGCTGCAAGGGGTCGCATTGGCCACTGGCATATTTGGAATTTGGACAAAGTTTCAAGGGACAGAAGGGGTTGTGGCTAATTTCTATAGCTTGCATTTT GAGGCTTGCTCTTATAATTGTAGCTGCCATTATGCTTCTCATAGCTGTTCTCGGTCTTC TACAGAAAGGTATATGTCTATAACAAGTCAGGTGAACCTACATTCAAGCGACCTCGTCTCCAAACACCATCACTATTGTTGTCATTTAAG aTCATGA
- the LOC110915746 gene encoding uncharacterized protein LOC110915746 isoform X2, which produces MITVWLSIFCHLDRYLFHVQLNQVLHKWRRYVWYKLYITSVYLKKIKFYKFWGFYAAILVHRWLPGSRKKKKWVHLWLQGVALATGIFGIWTKFQGTEGEACSYNCSCHYASHSCSRSSTERYMSITSQVNLHSSDLVSKHHHYCCHLRS; this is translated from the exons ATGATCACCGTCTGGCTTTCAATCTTCTGTCATCTTGATCGTTATCTCTTTCACGTACAATTAAATCAGGTTCTGCATAAGTGGAGAAGGTATGTATGGTACAAGCTATATATTACAAGTGtctacttaaaaaaaataaagttttatAAGTTTTGGGGATTTTATGCAGCAATATTGGTGCATAGATGGTTGCCTGGttcaagaaagaagaagaaatggGTGCATTTGTGGCTGCAAGGGGTCGCATTGGCCACTGGCATATTTGGAATTTGGACAAAGTTTCAAGGGACAGAAGGG GAGGCTTGCTCTTATAATTGTAGCTGCCATTATGCTTCTCATAGCTGTTCTCGGTCTTC TACAGAAAGGTATATGTCTATAACAAGTCAGGTGAACCTACATTCAAGCGACCTCGTCTCCAAACACCATCACTATTGTTGTCATTTAAG aTCATGA
- the LOC110915746 gene encoding uncharacterized protein LOC110915746 isoform X3, protein MCRPSIRYQRVRLGFPKEEPPLAFCYTSTIHVARHIGNFNRRLDFTAILVHRWLPGSRKKKKWVHLWLQGVALATGIFGIWTKFQGTEGVVANFYSLHFEACSYNCSCHYASHSCSRSSTERYMSITSQVNLHSSDLVSKHHHYCCHLRS, encoded by the exons ATGTGCAGACCGTCAATTAGGTATCAAAGGGTTCGATTAGGGTTTCCCAAGGAGGAACCGCCCCTCGCTTTCTGCTACACGTCCACCATCCACGTCGCACGCCACATCGGAAACTTCAACCGCCGCTTAGATTTTACAG CAATATTGGTGCATAGATGGTTGCCTGGttcaagaaagaagaagaaatggGTGCATTTGTGGCTGCAAGGGGTCGCATTGGCCACTGGCATATTTGGAATTTGGACAAAGTTTCAAGGGACAGAAGGGGTTGTGGCTAATTTCTATAGCTTGCATTTT GAGGCTTGCTCTTATAATTGTAGCTGCCATTATGCTTCTCATAGCTGTTCTCGGTCTTC TACAGAAAGGTATATGTCTATAACAAGTCAGGTGAACCTACATTCAAGCGACCTCGTCTCCAAACACCATCACTATTGTTGTCATTTAAG aTCATGA